The proteins below come from a single Caenibius sp. WL genomic window:
- a CDS encoding HesA/MoeB/ThiF family protein, which produces MSLSPDRLERFARHIVLPEVGGAGQAALARAHVALIGVGGIGSPALQYLAAAGIGRLTLIDDDRVDASNLQRQTIFTPADIGTPKAEAAASWVRRFDAALDVMPVMQRIAADNAAALIGGADVVLDGCDNFATRLAVSDACVAVGVPLVSAAVGRFQGQVAAFAGHLPGHSCYRCFVGDAFDAEDCDTCAADGMLGAMAGWTATFAAMHTIRVVLQGISTLGDPQWGTLHLLDGMAPAMRSMRIVEDPACRACAAA; this is translated from the coding sequence ATGTCTCTTTCGCCCGACCGTCTCGAACGCTTTGCCCGCCACATCGTCCTGCCCGAAGTGGGCGGCGCGGGGCAGGCCGCGCTGGCCCGGGCACATGTCGCGCTGATCGGCGTGGGCGGGATCGGTTCGCCCGCGCTGCAATACCTTGCCGCTGCCGGGATCGGGCGGCTGACATTGATCGACGATGATCGGGTCGATGCCAGCAATCTCCAGCGCCAGACGATTTTCACACCCGCCGATATCGGCACGCCCAAGGCCGAGGCAGCGGCATCATGGGTCCGGCGGTTCGATGCCGCGCTGGATGTTATGCCGGTCATGCAGCGGATCGCCGCGGACAATGCCGCCGCGCTGATCGGCGGGGCCGATGTCGTGCTGGACGGGTGCGACAACTTCGCCACCCGGCTCGCCGTTTCCGATGCCTGCGTCGCGGTGGGCGTTCCGCTCGTCAGCGCGGCGGTGGGGCGCTTTCAGGGGCAGGTCGCGGCCTTTGCCGGCCATCTGCCGGGGCACAGCTGCTATCGCTGTTTCGTCGGCGATGCGTTCGATGCCGAAGACTGCGACACCTGCGCCGCCGATGGCATGCTGGGGGCGATGGCGGGCTGGACCGCCACTTTCGCCGCCATGCACACCATCCGCGTCGTCCTTCAGGGCATCAGCACCTTGGGCGATCCGCAATGGGGCACGCTCCATCTGCTCGACGGGATGGCTCCTGCCATGCGATCGATGCGGATCGTCGAGGACCCGGCGTGCCGCGCCTGCGCAGCCGCGTAG
- the dnaA gene encoding chromosomal replication initiator protein DnaA, whose amino-acid sequence MGDNLTDDLEAVNLAADWADISQGLRKDLGQQLHSQWIKPIQVGNFCEETGTLDLFLPTEFSANWVADRFADRLSLAWKIARSEVKHVRIAVHPGRKQLPELRLGESAGQSFGAFPANDGGEMGGMALSADTLGSQGFTSSIGLDPSLTFAAFVTGKSNILAFNAAERMAKVETPQFSPLYLKAATGQGKTHLLHAIGHAYLATHPRARIFYCSAERFMVEFVQALRQNEMIEFKARLRAFDLLLVDDIQFIIGKAAAQEELLYTIDALLAEGKRLVFAADRAPQALDGVEQRLLSRLSMGLVADIQPADIELRRSILESKLSRFAPLEVPGDVIEFLARTINRNVRELVGGLNKLIAYAQLTGQEVSLQLAEEQLTDILSANRKRITIDEIQRTVCQFYRVDRAEMSSKRRARAVVRPRQVAMYLAKVLTPRSYPEIGRKFGGRDHSTVIHAVRLIEDLRQRDADMDGDVRSLLRQLES is encoded by the coding sequence ATGGGTGACAATCTGACTGACGATCTCGAAGCGGTGAATCTGGCGGCGGACTGGGCTGATATCAGCCAGGGTCTGCGCAAGGATCTCGGCCAGCAACTCCACAGCCAGTGGATCAAGCCCATCCAGGTGGGCAACTTCTGCGAAGAGACGGGCACGCTCGATCTCTTCCTGCCAACGGAATTTTCGGCCAACTGGGTGGCGGATCGGTTTGCCGATCGCCTCTCGCTGGCCTGGAAGATCGCCCGGTCCGAAGTGAAGCATGTGCGCATCGCCGTGCATCCGGGCCGCAAGCAGCTGCCCGAATTGCGCCTGGGCGAAAGCGCCGGCCAATCTTTCGGCGCGTTCCCCGCCAACGATGGCGGCGAGATGGGCGGCATGGCGCTCTCGGCCGATACGCTCGGCTCGCAGGGCTTCACTTCCTCCATCGGGCTCGATCCCTCGCTGACGTTCGCGGCTTTCGTCACCGGCAAATCGAACATCCTCGCGTTCAACGCGGCGGAACGGATGGCCAAAGTGGAAACGCCGCAGTTCTCGCCGCTCTATCTCAAGGCGGCGACCGGGCAGGGCAAGACGCATCTGCTGCATGCCATCGGCCATGCCTATCTGGCGACGCATCCGCGCGCCCGCATTTTCTACTGCTCGGCCGAACGGTTCATGGTCGAATTCGTCCAGGCGCTCCGCCAGAACGAGATGATCGAGTTCAAGGCCCGCCTGCGCGCTTTCGATCTGCTGCTGGTGGACGATATCCAGTTCATCATCGGCAAGGCCGCCGCGCAGGAAGAACTGCTTTACACCATCGATGCGCTGCTGGCTGAAGGCAAGCGGCTGGTCTTCGCCGCCGACCGCGCGCCGCAGGCGCTGGACGGGGTGGAGCAGCGCCTGCTGTCGCGCCTGTCGATGGGTCTCGTCGCGGATATCCAGCCCGCCGACATCGAGCTGCGCCGTTCGATTCTCGAAAGCAAGCTGAGCCGGTTCGCCCCGCTCGAAGTGCCGGGCGACGTGATTGAATTCCTCGCCCGCACGATCAACCGCAACGTGCGCGAACTGGTGGGCGGCCTCAACAAGCTGATCGCCTATGCCCAGCTCACCGGCCAGGAAGTCTCGCTGCAACTGGCGGAAGAGCAGTTGACCGATATCCTTTCGGCCAACCGCAAGCGCATCACCATTGATGAGATTCAGCGCACGGTGTGCCAGTTCTACCGCGTCGACCGGGCGGAAATGTCGAGCAAGCGCCGCGCCCGCGCGGTGGTCCGGCCGCGCCAGGTGGCGATGTACCTCGCCAAAGTGCTGACCCCGCGTTCCTATCCCGAAATCGGGCGCAAGTTCGGCGGGCGCGACCATTCGACCGTAATCCACGCGGTGCGCCTGATCGAAGACCTGCGCCAGCGCGACGCTGATATGGATGGCGACGTGCGCAGCCTGCTGCGTCAGCTCGAAAGCTGA